From a single Capsicum annuum cultivar UCD-10X-F1 chromosome 12, UCD10Xv1.1, whole genome shotgun sequence genomic region:
- the LOC107850368 gene encoding condensin-2 complex subunit H2: MINGQEEAGRSGADEENGRIHSVQPLRDLESNWGVDLAKNLEDYLLKICSGEINGETYDDGNHLSVNFAEAALLLQGSVQVYSRKVEYLYSLVVHALEFITKKSEPDQSASGSTQADENGLPAANHEEDDPFWASEEIPVEAKNMLDNTTCRDSFTQFVKAPANLVVLEGDCLDVTGDAGELESYLLATCDLYRDFILLDACDSVTVDGFLDSENIAGKGLNNNFQGSSLKSKYRKNFSSPTGLSGGNGNKSSARKNQDANLYQSPRVPEFDPGNLNNDPPEFDPGNFNVPDNIDDDAHGYQDGYSEPRDLDDSDDEDPWKPLNPHEPGNLKVKPFKKVKPNRRQGVVSRKLASLAMEFPLAKLHGTISTDLNDVWERKCCAMNKQVDSQSPPPFEKLRESLLHGVKNDFDDLCAPKETNEDNDYDSADHDFGPPDFEMPENSDMNIDGNPHGEKHVNCSPLFDGEAHEDPNGHENLEDLCRSHLDSLLATLAETEKQTELAARVSTWKQRIEQNLEEQESHPPFDIHEYGARVLSKLSLEANDKSTMSFSDVVKGSEKHDITRTFSALLQLVNNGDVGLERGAVRESTCYTAANPFYVRLLKHNNGREKMQFQSSKKRAKLPIHNHCSRKEKNKGKAVQAAVDSSPEPDSGSRFPLKMGKVNGTRCTPENKKRRKSRLVATSDLRTAM; the protein is encoded by the exons ATGATCAACGGTCAAGAGGAGGCGGGCCGGTCGGGCGCCGATGAGGAAAATGGGAGGATTCATAGTGTACAACCACTTAGGGATTTGGAATCGAATTGGGGTGTTGATTTAGCTAAAAATCTTGAAGATTATTTGCTTAAGATTTGTTCCGGTGAAATTAATGGCGAAACTTATGATGATGGGAATCATCTTTCTGTGAATTTCGCTGAAG CTGCTTTGCTACTTCAGGGGTCAGTTCAGGTGTACAGCAGGAAGGTGGAGTATCTGTATTCTCTTGTAGTGCATGCCTTGGAATTCATTACCAAGAAGAG TGAACCAGATCAATCAGCAAGTGGATCAACCCAAGCGGATGAAAACGGTTTGCCTGCTGCCAACCATGAAGAGGATGATCCATTTTGGGCTTCAGAGGAAATCCCAG TGGAAGCAAAAAATATGTTGGATAACACGACATGCAGGGATTCATTCACCCAGTTTGTGAAGGCCCCTGCAAATCTGGTTGTCCTCGAGGGTGACTGCCTGGATGTTACTGGAGATGCTGGAGAACTAGAGTCTTACTTG CTAGCCACATGTGATCTTTATCGAGATTTTATTCTGTTGGACGCATGTGATTCTGTAACAGTGGATGGATTTCTGGATAGTGAGAATATAGCTGGAAAGGGGCTGAACAATAATTTCCAGGGCAGTTCCCTAAAATCCAAATACCGCAAAAACTTTTCCTCTCCGACTGGACTTTCTGGGGGAAATGGCAATAAGTCTTCAGCTCGAAAGAACCAGGATGCTAATTTATATCAGTCTCCAAGGGTTCCTGAGTTTGATCCAGGCAATTTAAACAACGATCCACCTGAATTTGATCCAGGGAATTTTAATGTACCTGATAACATTGATGATGATGCACATGGGTATCAAGATGGATATTCAGAACCTAGAGATTTAGATGACTCAGATGATGAAGACCCATGGAAACCCTTGAACCCTCATGAACCTGGCAATTTGAAAGTGAAACCATTCAAAAAAG TTAAACCTAATAGAAGGCAGGGCGTGGTATCCAGAAAACTTGCATCTTTGGCCATGGAATTTCCGCTTGCGAAATTACATGGTACCATTAGTACCGACCTCAATGATGTGTGGGAGAGGAAATGTTGTGCCATGAATAAACAAGTTGACTCACAATCTCCACCACCATTTGAGAAG CTTCGGGAATCACTTCTTCATGGAGTGAAGAATGACTTTGACGATTTGTGCGCTCCAAAGGAAACGAATGAAGACAATGACTATGATAGTGCTGATCACGATTTTGGGCCTCCTGACTTTGAGATGCCGgaaaatagtgacatgaacattgATGGTAATCCACATGGTGAAAAG CATGTTAATTGTAGTCCACTTTTTGATGGTGAAGCTCATGAAGATCCGAATGGTCATGAAAATCTTGAAGATCTTTGTCGCTCCCACTTG GACTCGCTTCTTGCTACCCTTGCTGAAACTGAAAAGCAGACTGAATTGGCTGCTCGGGTTTCAACGTGGAAACAGAGAATTGAGCAGAACTTGGAGGAACAA GAATCACATCCGCCCTTTGACATTCATGAATATGGGGCAAGGGTTTTGAGCAAGTTATCCCTGGAAGCAAATGATAAAAGCACCATGTCCTTTTCTGATGTTGTCAAGGGTTCGGAGAAGCATGACATCACTCGAACATTTTCTGCGCTTCTGCAATTG GTAAACAATGGAGATGTTGGTTTAGAAAGAGGTGCAGTACGCGAGTCCACTTGTTACACAGCTGCAAATCCCTTCTATGTCCGACTCCTTAAGCATAATAACGGTAGGGAGAAAATGCAGTTTCAATCATCAAAAAAGAGAGCGAAATTACCAATACACAATCATTGCAGTAGAAAGGAAAAGAACAAAGGTAAAGCAGTTCAGGCTGCCGTTGATTCATCGCCAGAACCCGATTCGGGTAGCAGATTTCCCCTGAAGATGGGAAAAGTTAATGGAACTAGATGCACACCTGAAAACAAGAAAAGAAGGAAGTCCAGATTAGTAGCAACATCGGATTTGCGTACTGCAATGTAG